Genomic DNA from Hymenobacter jejuensis:
CGAACGGCGCGGGCCGTGATCCAGTAGGTGATCACGGATATGACCACGAAGAACCCAAACACATAGCCTGTGAGAGGGTGAATCAGGGCCGCCCCAAACTGACTATGCAAGGCGTAAAACACGCCTCCAAGTAACAAACTGAATATCAATAAATTACGAAAAAAGCGCGCCACAGATAAAAATGATTAATCGCGGGTAACAGAACGAATGACTTGCACCAGTGCCCCCACAACGCCCAGCAGCATCAGGCCGATCGTGTACCAGGGCCGAGCATTGTGAAAATGCCCGTCGAGCCACGTACCGGCCCAAGCACACAGCCCAATCGTAGCCAGCATCTGAAAAGCGATGCCCGAATATTTGGCAAAGTTGCGCAGCCGATCGGAGTCGGATTTGTCGGGCTTCTCAGGTGCTGGCGGATGGGGGACCATGGGCGGAGGAAAACTTGGGGCTGCGAAAGTATTGATTTTCGGGCCAGTAGCAGAACTTTGGCTTACTTCTGATACGCAGGAAAACGACGGCGGCCAAGAAAATCCCGTAATTTTACCCGACGCGATACGTTATAGATAAGGCATGGCCGAAGCTACCGAACGAATCGGCGGGCCGGGCACGTTTCCGCTGCAACTCTTGCTTTCGACTTTTCTTGCCTTGACGAAACATTCTCTTTTACGTCTGCTTCTTGTTGCCGCCGCGTTTGGGCTGGGCGTTATCGGGATGGTTGCGTGTTCTTCCGAGCGCAAATCCTTTACAGGCCGCGCTTACGAAAATGTGGTAGCCCGCGACAATGGGTATTTCCTGGCCCGCGAAAAGTTACGGGCAGTAGAAGAGATTTTATATAAAGGCCGCGTGAATGACTACAACCGCATTCTGCCGCTTTTCCCAACCCTAGACGATGCCTCGGTAGCCAAAGTCACCGCTGACCTTGACGACATCATCAAGAAGGCTTCCATTCCGATTCAGCACCGCCCCGGCAGCGACTGGACCGACGACAGCTATATCGTGATTGGGAAGGCCCGCTATTATAAAAAAGAGTACGAAGACGCGATCAAAACCTTCAAGTATGTAAATACCACCAGCCAAGACGCCAACGCCAAACACCAGGCGTTGATCTGGTTGATGCGAAGCTTTATTGCTACCAAAGAATACGAAAGTGCCGGCGCTGTTTCAGATATCCTTGATAGAGAGCAAGGTACGGAGCAAAACGCCCGAGAGTTGTTTCTCACACGCGCCGAATATTATCTGGTTACCGGCGATCAGAAACTGGCCATCGATAATCTCAACAAGGCCATTCCTTATATAGAGCCCAAAAACGAGCAGTCGCGTACGCGCTACATCTTGGCGCAGCTCTACCAAGCCAACGGCCAGGACAAAGAAGCGTATGCCGAGCTGAACAAGATCCTGAAGCGCAATCCGCCCTACGAGCTGGATTTCTTTTCGAAACTCATGTTGGGCCAGGTTTCCGACCTAAACACGACGGATCGGGCGCGGTTGAATAAGTACTTCGCGAAGCTGCTGAAGGACACTAAGAACAAGGAATACCGCGA
This window encodes:
- a CDS encoding AtpZ/AtpI family protein, translated to MVPHPPAPEKPDKSDSDRLRNFAKYSGIAFQMLATIGLCAWAGTWLDGHFHNARPWYTIGLMLLGVVGALVQVIRSVTRD